AGTCGTCTGCGACTGGACGCCGGAAGAACATCACCAGGCGTTTCCCGGCGTCGTCAACGGCGGGATCTGCGGGGCGATCCTCGACTGCCACAGCAACTGGACCGCCGCGTACCACCTGATGAAGAAAGCGGGGGCGGCGGAGCCCCCTTACACGGTCACCGCCGATTTCCACGTCACGCTCAAGCGTCCGACCCCGATCGGACCTCTCCACCTGCGCGCTCGAGTCGTCGAGTCGAGCGAGGACCGCGCGACCGTCGAAGCTTCGATCGAGGCCGGCGGCAGGACGACGGCCACCTGCCGGGGAACCTTCGTGGCGGTCAAGGAAGGGCATCCCGCGTTCCACCGATGGTGAACGCGCCTCGGGCGCCGCGGCTCCGGACGATCCGGGCTCTCGTGCTCCTCCTCGCGTCGCTGGCCGGCCGGACCGTTCTCGCCGCGTCGGAGATCCCCGCCGCGCGCGTCCTCGGAAGAGCGGCTCCGGCCGTGGTTTCGGCCGAGCCCCGGTCGATCGCCGTGACGTTCTCGGGACCGGGACGAATCTTCCGGTTCGAGAAGCTCCCGCCGCGAGCGCCGCGACTCGTGATCTTCGACGGCGCCGAAGGATACGAGCTCTGGACCGACGCCGCCGGCCGGCTCACGCTTTCCGGTCCCGCCCGGCCCGGCAGCCACCGCATCGACGTTCTTCCGCCGGACCAGACGCGCCTGCTGACGTATCTTCCCCCCGCGGCCTACGCTCGATCGCGCGACCGCGTCTGGGGCACGCTCGTCCTCCTCCTGGCCGGCTCCGCGGCCCTCTGGATCTTCCGGGCGAAGCTCCCGGCGGACGAGGAGGCGCCCGGCGCGGTCCGGCGGGCGGCGGGCCCCCGCCGATGGATGCCGGTGATCGCCTCCCTCCTGCTCGCCGTGACCGCCGGGTCGTACGCGAAGCGCGTGTGGACGTCCCCGGCGCTGCCGTTCCCCCGCAAGGTGAAGAGGGACATGGAACTCTTCCGCCATTCGCAATTCATCCTCGGCTGGAAGCAGCCGGGGCTCCGGATCATGAACGATCAGCGCATCTACGCTTTCGCGGGGTGG
This genomic stretch from Thermoanaerobaculia bacterium harbors:
- a CDS encoding PaaI family thioesterase, yielding MTGKSLQDTWGPNTRCFGCGPANEKGLRVKSFPGEGDEVVCDWTPEEHHQAFPGVVNGGICGAILDCHSNWTAAYHLMKKAGAAEPPYTVTADFHVTLKRPTPIGPLHLRARVVESSEDRATVEASIEAGGRTTATCRGTFVAVKEGHPAFHRW